The Exiguobacterium acetylicum genome includes a window with the following:
- a CDS encoding nitroreductase family protein, with protein sequence MHAQQVIETRRSIRSYTEQPVPVELVEALLDTAIYAPNHKLREPWRFVLAIEDGQTRYVDALMELLTARGQFETKTSEQRQQAEQKLREVPVYLTVLCQVQGTPDQQLEDTLATAAMIQNLQLVATERGLGCCWKSGKHWFTPEYASLVDASENERVLGVIQIGWPAIVPPVKPRTSAKDKLTHF encoded by the coding sequence ATGCATGCCCAACAAGTGATTGAAACACGCCGGTCGATCCGGTCCTATACGGAACAACCCGTTCCGGTCGAATTGGTAGAAGCATTACTCGACACGGCGATTTATGCCCCGAATCATAAATTAAGAGAGCCTTGGCGCTTTGTTCTCGCAATCGAAGACGGACAAACACGGTATGTCGATGCCTTGATGGAATTGCTGACAGCGCGTGGTCAATTCGAGACGAAAACGTCTGAACAACGTCAACAGGCTGAACAAAAACTACGGGAAGTTCCGGTTTATTTAACGGTACTTTGTCAGGTACAAGGAACACCCGATCAACAGCTAGAAGATACACTCGCAACGGCTGCCATGATTCAAAACCTGCAGTTGGTAGCAACAGAACGAGGTCTTGGGTGTTGCTGGAAGAGCGGGAAACACTGGTTCACACCAGAGTATGCCTCACTCGTTGACGCTTCTGAAAACGAACGCGTTCTCGGCGTCATTCAAATCGGCTGGCCTGCCATCGTTCCACCTGTCAAACCGAGAACGTCCGCAAAGGACAAGTTGACGCACTTTTAA
- a CDS encoding ribitol-5-phosphate dehydrogenase: protein MINQVYQLVAPRQIEVTYDERSLNTDRVVVRPTYLSICHADQRYFTGSRSAEVLAKKLPMAMIHEGIGKVVHDPSGTFKKGTLVAMVPNTPTEEDDIIGENYLRTSRFRSSGYDGYMQDYVFLKADRLVEVPADLDPEVAAFTELVSVAVHALTRFEKIAHPRRETFGVWGDGNLGFITALLLRKVYPEAKLLVFGKTQSKLDYFSFADETYHIDQIPADVSFNHGFECVGGIGSQYAINQMIDYIIPEGTMALLGVSEDAVAINTRMILEKGLRVYGSSRSTPADFARTMELYQTHPDIPAYLSNLVSGVFQIRQIEDIHKAFENDLTNRFGKTVMEWCM, encoded by the coding sequence ATGATTAATCAAGTCTATCAACTCGTTGCACCGCGTCAAATCGAGGTGACGTATGATGAACGGTCATTGAATACGGATCGTGTCGTCGTTCGTCCGACTTACTTGTCGATTTGTCACGCGGATCAGCGCTACTTCACAGGTAGTCGTAGTGCCGAAGTGTTGGCGAAGAAGTTACCGATGGCGATGATTCATGAAGGTATCGGAAAAGTCGTTCACGATCCTAGCGGAACATTTAAGAAAGGCACGCTCGTCGCGATGGTTCCGAACACACCGACGGAAGAAGATGACATCATCGGGGAAAACTATCTGCGTACGAGTCGCTTCCGTTCGAGTGGATATGATGGCTATATGCAAGATTACGTTTTCTTGAAAGCCGATCGACTCGTTGAGGTACCAGCTGATCTTGATCCTGAAGTCGCAGCGTTCACTGAACTTGTCAGTGTTGCTGTTCATGCCTTGACTCGTTTTGAGAAGATTGCCCATCCTCGTCGCGAGACGTTCGGAGTATGGGGGGATGGGAATCTTGGATTCATCACAGCACTCTTGTTACGTAAAGTGTATCCGGAAGCAAAGTTGCTCGTCTTCGGTAAAACGCAGTCGAAGCTTGACTACTTCTCCTTTGCAGACGAGACGTATCACATCGACCAAATTCCAGCCGATGTCTCATTCAATCATGGTTTCGAATGTGTTGGGGGAATCGGTAGTCAGTATGCAATCAATCAGATGATCGACTATATCATTCCGGAAGGCACGATGGCGTTACTCGGCGTATCGGAAGATGCCGTTGCAATCAACACACGGATGATTCTTGAAAAAGGACTTCGTGTATACGGATCAAGTCGGAGTACACCAGCTGATTTCGCACGGACGATGGAATTGTATCAAACACATCCTGACATTCCAGCTTATTTATCGAACCTTGTCTCAGGTGTATTCCAGATTCGTCAAATCGAAGATATTCATAAAGCGTTTGAAAATGATTTGACGAATCGGTTCGGAAAGACGGTCATGGAATGGTGCATGTAA
- a CDS encoding acyltransferase family protein, with amino-acid sequence MTTPIKPVTTPSYDHWLGNYKVLLIFMVVFGHLIETFRDLPGNDSVRMAYNVIYLLHMPAFIFMSGYFFKQVRPKRILAFVALYFIWQSIHEIYLSYTQDDSLREMLDGLLHPLVPNWTLWYLLGIIIWQTVTPAFQVMRFPLIISILFALLINANPDAITNFLSLQKVVSFYPFFLMGYLVKERGWLTDTGWRKQLTAPIGRLTGLIISLLIAVFMIIWTKNGFDTVWLFYRDTYGEFEVSLLKGVAIQLFLYAVSTIMIFSVLLIVPHRSFGERFDQIGIQTLAIYLIHSFIVRLFRDSVPPAITESPLLLIGLSFLLATGFVWLLSSRPVVTIFRPLLSPNVNWLLKKER; translated from the coding sequence ATGACTACTCCTATCAAACCAGTGACCACTCCGTCATACGATCATTGGCTTGGGAACTATAAGGTTTTGCTCATCTTTATGGTCGTCTTCGGTCACTTGATTGAGACGTTCCGAGACTTACCAGGAAACGATAGCGTCAGAATGGCGTATAACGTCATTTACTTGTTGCATATGCCGGCCTTCATCTTCATGAGCGGCTATTTTTTCAAGCAAGTTCGACCTAAACGCATTCTCGCATTCGTTGCCCTCTATTTCATTTGGCAATCGATTCACGAAATCTATTTGTCTTACACGCAGGATGATTCCTTACGTGAGATGCTCGATGGCTTACTCCATCCGCTCGTTCCGAATTGGACGCTGTGGTATCTCCTCGGGATCATCATTTGGCAGACCGTCACGCCCGCTTTCCAGGTGATGCGTTTCCCGCTGATCATTAGTATCTTATTTGCCTTATTGATCAATGCCAATCCAGATGCGATCACGAACTTCCTGTCGTTGCAAAAAGTCGTCAGTTTTTATCCGTTCTTCCTGATGGGTTATCTCGTCAAAGAGCGCGGCTGGTTAACTGACACCGGCTGGCGAAAGCAGCTGACGGCACCAATCGGTCGGTTGACCGGCTTGATTATTTCACTGCTGATTGCCGTCTTCATGATCATCTGGACAAAAAATGGTTTTGATACGGTTTGGTTGTTCTACCGGGATACGTACGGTGAATTTGAAGTTTCGTTACTCAAGGGAGTTGCGATCCAGCTCTTCCTCTATGCCGTCAGTACAATCATGATCTTTTCGGTCCTATTGATCGTTCCACACCGGTCGTTCGGAGAACGCTTCGATCAAATCGGCATTCAGACGCTCGCGATTTACTTGATTCACTCGTTCATCGTCCGTTTGTTCCGTGATTCCGTTCCACCAGCGATTACGGAATCGCCTCTACTATTGATTGGACTGTCCTTCTTGCTTGCTACTGGATTCGTCTGGTTGCTTTCAAGTCGCCCAGTTGTGACGATCTTCCGACCGTTGCTGTCACCGAACGTGAACTGGTTATTGAAAAAAGAACGCTAA
- a CDS encoding diguanylate cyclase, with translation MNQFIINFCLLFTTITLLFLPFRNQPRISLNSSWSTRLILGAVCGLIAVLLMFNGIQIDVARVDLRIVPVAIAMLFGGFPSAIVAGAMIIGTRYFLTPVDQMEGFYLSTLIMALFILTIGILRRFLHVNGRHFQLMVLVGILYSLPAIYVLTNTWSTFIKISIAYIFFNLLAGFVAFRLLAELRRHFENIQYQQKLAMTDALTGLANRRRLDDSLSLVGSTDQGYSLILIDIDFFKHVNDTYGHDAGDDVLRQLGMTLASLTRPDDLVGRYGGEEFLIILPSTSAKEAQKIAELARMTVARNLFPTADVPDLQITISLGIAHSSDSHTSLEALQQADKALYYSKESGRNRSTIYTKELAFRQA, from the coding sequence ATGAATCAATTCATCATTAACTTTTGTCTACTGTTTACAACGATTACTCTCTTGTTCTTACCATTTCGGAATCAACCACGTATTTCGCTGAATTCCAGCTGGAGCACACGTCTTATACTCGGAGCTGTCTGTGGTTTGATTGCCGTGTTATTGATGTTCAATGGCATCCAAATTGATGTCGCCCGTGTTGACTTACGAATCGTTCCCGTCGCGATTGCCATGCTGTTCGGTGGTTTCCCAAGCGCCATCGTTGCAGGTGCGATGATCATCGGGACACGTTACTTTTTAACACCAGTCGATCAGATGGAGGGTTTTTATTTATCTACGTTGATCATGGCTCTATTTATTTTAACAATCGGGATCCTTCGCCGGTTCCTTCATGTGAACGGTCGTCATTTTCAACTCATGGTACTGGTGGGAATCCTATACTCCTTACCGGCAATTTATGTGCTGACCAACACATGGTCGACATTTATTAAAATCTCAATTGCTTATATCTTCTTTAACCTACTGGCTGGATTTGTTGCTTTTCGACTTTTAGCGGAATTACGCCGTCACTTCGAAAATATCCAGTACCAGCAGAAACTTGCCATGACAGATGCTTTGACGGGGCTTGCCAATCGCCGTCGTCTCGATGACTCGCTATCACTTGTCGGTTCAACCGACCAAGGCTATTCACTTATCTTGATCGATATCGACTTCTTCAAACATGTCAATGATACATATGGTCATGACGCAGGTGATGATGTCTTACGGCAACTCGGTATGACTCTCGCTTCCTTGACACGACCGGACGACCTCGTCGGACGGTACGGTGGTGAAGAATTTTTAATCATCTTACCGAGTACTTCGGCTAAAGAAGCGCAAAAAATAGCGGAACTGGCTCGGATGACGGTTGCACGTAACCTCTTCCCAACAGCAGATGTTCCTGATCTACAAATCACAATTTCTTTAGGGATTGCACATTCTAGTGATTCCCATACGTCTCTAGAAGCCTTGCAGCAAGCAGATAAAGCATTGTACTACTCAAAAGAGAGCGGGCGGAATCGAAGTACGATCTATACGAAGGAACTCGCATTCCGTCAAGCCTGA
- a CDS encoding DHA2 family efflux MFS transporter permease subunit — MSTTFLFGYSAFTILIIIGVNWIARRSRPSNMALATDGPTLEESLETESTMTVTPPVAAPPKQVSTENVSIPKVLTVLLIGMFIAILNQTLINVALPVLINDFNVSTSTAQWLTTGFMLVNGILIPISAFLMRSYTFRQLFLASMTLFFFGSIICSMAMNFPVMMIGRVVQAAGAGILMPLGSNVFMTLFPPHKRGAAMGMLGIAMILAPAVGPTITGYVIQNYDWHVMFYAMSFFGLVTLLLGAAWFRLTQPLSKPSFDALGVLFSTIGFGSLLYGFSEAGNDGWDSPIVISTIVIGLIGIAAFAMRELSMEDPMLNIRVLKVPEFSFTLFINVIVTMALFGGMLLLPIYLQSIRGFSPIDSGLLLLPGSLIMGITGPIAGRLFDRFGIRPLAIFGLTLMTYGTWELTQLNMDTSYYSIMGIYMLRSLGMAFIMMPIMTAGMNALPMKMIPHGNATQNTLRQVAGSIGTAILVTVMTRQTTARLADDANQFTTLDPTLSQHLNDLGQQLGSSQAASTSWFTMLTKQATIQGITDAFWIATVLSALALILSFFLHGKKEPNLD; from the coding sequence ATGTCTACTACCTTCTTATTCGGATACAGTGCGTTCACGATTCTGATCATCATCGGCGTCAACTGGATCGCCCGTCGCAGTCGTCCATCTAACATGGCACTCGCTACCGACGGACCGACACTTGAAGAATCACTTGAGACGGAATCAACGATGACCGTGACACCTCCGGTCGCAGCACCTCCAAAACAAGTATCAACGGAAAACGTCAGTATTCCGAAAGTATTGACCGTCCTACTGATCGGTATGTTCATTGCTATTTTGAACCAAACGCTGATCAATGTCGCGTTGCCGGTTCTGATCAATGACTTCAACGTGTCAACGTCTACTGCTCAGTGGTTGACGACGGGCTTCATGCTCGTCAACGGAATTTTGATCCCAATCAGTGCCTTTTTAATGCGAAGCTACACGTTCCGCCAATTATTTCTTGCTTCGATGACGCTCTTTTTCTTCGGATCAATCATCTGTTCGATGGCGATGAACTTCCCGGTCATGATGATCGGGCGTGTCGTTCAAGCAGCGGGTGCTGGTATCTTGATGCCGCTTGGATCGAACGTCTTCATGACGTTGTTCCCACCGCATAAGCGTGGTGCCGCCATGGGGATGCTCGGGATTGCGATGATTCTCGCTCCAGCTGTTGGCCCAACGATCACAGGATATGTCATCCAAAACTATGACTGGCATGTCATGTTTTATGCGATGTCGTTCTTTGGTTTAGTGACATTATTGCTCGGTGCTGCTTGGTTCCGTCTGACACAGCCACTCTCGAAACCGTCTTTTGATGCACTCGGTGTCTTATTTAGTACGATTGGATTCGGAAGTCTTCTTTACGGTTTCAGTGAAGCTGGGAATGATGGCTGGGATAGTCCAATCGTCATTAGTACGATCGTCATCGGTTTAATCGGAATTGCTGCTTTTGCGATGCGTGAATTGTCGATGGAGGATCCTATGCTGAACATTCGTGTGTTGAAGGTACCGGAATTTTCTTTCACGCTCTTCATCAATGTCATCGTTACGATGGCCTTGTTCGGCGGCATGTTGCTCTTACCGATCTATCTTCAAAGTATCCGTGGATTTTCACCGATTGACTCCGGTCTTCTCCTTTTGCCAGGATCATTAATCATGGGGATCACCGGTCCAATTGCCGGCCGTTTATTTGACCGCTTCGGTATTCGCCCACTCGCCATCTTCGGTTTAACGTTGATGACGTACGGGACATGGGAATTGACGCAATTGAACATGGATACATCGTATTACTCGATCATGGGAATCTACATGCTTCGGTCATTAGGAATGGCATTCATCATGATGCCAATCATGACTGCCGGTATGAACGCCTTACCAATGAAGATGATTCCACACGGAAATGCAACGCAAAATACGCTCCGTCAAGTCGCTGGGTCCATCGGAACTGCGATTCTCGTTACCGTCATGACCCGTCAAACGACAGCTCGCTTGGCAGACGATGCGAATCAGTTCACGACGCTCGACCCGACGCTTTCGCAACATTTAAACGATCTTGGACAACAGCTGGGTAGCTCACAAGCCGCTTCAACGAGTTGGTTTACGATGCTGACGAAACAAGCGACGATTCAAGGAATCACCGATGCATTCTGGATTGCGACCGTCTTATCTGCGCTCGCATTAATTTTGTCCTTCTTCTTGCATGGAAAAAAAGAACCGAATCTAGATTAA
- a CDS encoding HlyD family secretion protein, with amino-acid sequence MSMKKLLIINVVTLIVLIGGGVVGYYYYDQATSYVKTDNAKIDGKMITVASPSAGKLTDWSVKTGESLNSGATVGHVMTAQTGQKPTDLSVSMPSKATIVQSMATKNGFVAAGTPLAYGFDLNDLWVTANIEETEIDEIKVGQTVDVYVDSYPDTTLSGEVEQIGMTTASTFSMMPSSNGNANYTKVAQVIPVKVSLSQEKSLDIRPGMNVTVRIHKD; translated from the coding sequence ATGAGTATGAAAAAATTATTAATCATCAATGTTGTGACACTCATCGTTTTGATTGGTGGCGGTGTCGTCGGATACTACTATTACGATCAGGCAACGAGCTACGTCAAAACAGACAATGCAAAAATCGATGGCAAAATGATAACGGTTGCGAGCCCAAGTGCTGGTAAATTGACAGATTGGTCAGTAAAAACAGGCGAATCACTCAACAGTGGTGCAACAGTCGGACACGTCATGACTGCACAAACTGGACAAAAACCGACAGATCTCTCTGTTTCGATGCCATCTAAAGCAACGATCGTTCAGTCGATGGCGACAAAGAACGGCTTCGTCGCAGCAGGTACACCTCTCGCATATGGTTTTGACTTAAACGACCTTTGGGTCACAGCGAACATCGAAGAAACAGAAATCGATGAAATCAAAGTCGGACAAACCGTTGATGTATATGTCGACAGCTATCCGGATACGACACTTTCAGGTGAAGTCGAACAAATCGGTATGACGACGGCTTCCACGTTCTCGATGATGCCGTCTTCAAACGGAAATGCGAACTACACGAAAGTCGCACAAGTCATTCCAGTTAAAGTATCGCTCTCACAAGAAAAATCGCTCGACATTCGACCTGGTATGAATGTGACCGTCCGCATTCATAAGGATTAA
- a CDS encoding CDP-glycerol glycerophosphotransferase family protein produces MIEETLTPTLHAEVTYLELAGTTFRFEARLSGLTDFLRAEQTLFENPTLQQQAESEEPDDEYIQSEPTEALVPLERAIIFRNKRNKRTFICRFPFEGDWTEESFTGELNLNQITLTGRPLPMGYFDAFFAIVQGKTILHEAPFGDTRSLIPVAYRVDTKHSNALILLEYELVVQYSEYSNSLGFHSLKKGETKRLIQVIDRYKKWKKNMKKRAFKFRRFTFKTIYNVTKWTQPIQENKVILASDSRSDISGNFAYILNEVERRQLDLDVKTFFKPNLQSRRDWRDKFALPYHLATAKTILVDDFYPMIYPLNIRKGSDLVQVWHAVGAFKTFGYSRLGKPGGPSANSLSHRNYTKAIVSSHNVARHYAEGFGLREDQVVATGIPRTDMFFDQAFIEEAKSRIYEEYPVFKQKKVIMFAPTFRGNGAKSAYYDFDQLDLDALYEALHEEYVFVLKLHPFIRRRMEIPEVYADFFLDLTDHREINELLFVSDILITDYSSTCFEFSLLNRPMLFFAYDLEDYISKRDFYYDFEEFVPGPIVKTSEELIERIKNKDFEMHNVKAFAEYFFEHQDGKSSARFVDQILLGEKK; encoded by the coding sequence TTGATAGAAGAGACACTGACCCCTACTTTACATGCTGAGGTCACCTACTTGGAATTGGCTGGAACGACTTTTCGTTTCGAAGCACGCTTAAGTGGGTTGACTGATTTTTTGCGCGCCGAACAAACGTTATTTGAAAATCCTACATTACAACAACAAGCTGAATCAGAGGAGCCGGACGATGAGTACATCCAGTCCGAACCTACCGAAGCATTGGTGCCGCTTGAGCGTGCCATCATCTTCCGTAATAAACGAAATAAACGGACATTCATTTGCCGCTTCCCGTTTGAAGGAGACTGGACGGAAGAGTCCTTTACAGGCGAATTAAATCTGAATCAGATTACGCTGACAGGTCGTCCATTGCCGATGGGGTATTTTGATGCATTCTTCGCCATCGTCCAAGGGAAGACAATTTTACATGAAGCGCCTTTTGGGGATACACGTTCGCTTATCCCAGTCGCTTACCGCGTCGATACAAAACATAGTAACGCCTTAATCTTACTTGAGTACGAACTTGTCGTGCAGTATTCGGAATACAGCAACTCTTTAGGTTTCCATTCCCTAAAAAAAGGCGAAACGAAACGTCTCATCCAAGTCATCGATCGCTATAAGAAGTGGAAGAAGAATATGAAGAAGCGCGCGTTCAAGTTCCGTCGTTTTACGTTTAAAACGATTTATAACGTTACGAAATGGACGCAACCGATTCAAGAGAATAAAGTCATCCTTGCTTCCGATTCCCGGAGCGATATTAGCGGGAATTTTGCTTATATCTTGAATGAAGTCGAGCGTCGTCAGCTCGATCTCGATGTGAAGACGTTCTTCAAACCGAATCTCCAGTCTCGTCGCGATTGGCGTGACAAATTTGCGCTGCCATATCATTTAGCAACAGCAAAAACGATTCTTGTCGATGACTTCTATCCGATGATCTATCCGTTGAATATTCGTAAAGGCAGTGATTTGGTGCAAGTCTGGCATGCTGTTGGCGCATTTAAGACGTTCGGTTACAGTCGTCTCGGAAAACCAGGTGGCCCAAGCGCGAACTCGCTCAGTCACCGGAACTATACGAAAGCGATCGTTAGCTCTCATAACGTCGCCCGTCATTATGCAGAAGGTTTTGGTTTACGGGAAGATCAAGTCGTCGCGACCGGTATTCCACGGACGGACATGTTCTTCGATCAAGCATTCATTGAAGAAGCAAAGTCACGCATTTACGAAGAATATCCGGTCTTCAAACAAAAGAAAGTCATCATGTTCGCGCCGACGTTCCGAGGAAATGGTGCCAAAAGCGCCTATTATGATTTTGATCAACTCGATCTCGATGCTTTATACGAAGCACTCCACGAGGAGTATGTCTTTGTCCTTAAACTGCACCCATTCATCCGTCGCCGGATGGAGATTCCAGAAGTCTACGCTGACTTTTTCCTCGATTTGACGGATCATCGTGAAATCAATGAGTTGCTGTTCGTCTCAGACATCTTAATCACGGATTACTCATCGACGTGTTTCGAGTTCTCTCTACTAAACCGACCGATGTTGTTCTTCGCGTATGATCTTGAGGACTATATCTCAAAACGTGATTTCTATTACGACTTCGAGGAATTCGTTCCGGGTCCAATCGTCAAGACATCGGAAGAGTTGATTGAACGGATTAAAAACAAAGATTTCGAAATGCATAACGTCAAAGCATTCGCCGAATACTTCTTTGAACATCAGGACGGGAAATCGAGCGCCCGGTTCGTTGATCAAATTCTGCTAGGTGAGAAAAAATGA
- a CDS encoding TetR/AcrR family transcriptional regulator — protein sequence MNKSRDPRPKRSRDRITMELFQLLKTHNFSSITVKMLTDGAGVNRSTFYAHYTDKYDLLDQVVEEQMKALKQAIRITGTGTVFPTVEQVSHYFARLFIHIEENELFYQTMLVQGPIKTFISRFLDTLKENYRLVFRPQITEEATFVDRDLLLNYVIGGQLGLLISWLRNDRPYSATYMAEQLSRMIVFGTVESIGFPKETE from the coding sequence ATGAATAAGAGCCGTGATCCACGACCAAAACGGTCACGTGACCGTATTACGATGGAATTGTTCCAGCTATTAAAGACACATAACTTTTCAAGCATTACCGTCAAGATGTTGACGGATGGGGCAGGGGTCAATCGTTCAACGTTTTATGCTCATTATACAGATAAATATGATTTACTCGATCAAGTCGTTGAGGAGCAAATGAAGGCACTGAAACAAGCGATTCGAATTACGGGTACAGGCACCGTATTTCCGACAGTCGAACAGGTCAGTCACTATTTTGCTCGTTTATTCATTCACATCGAAGAAAACGAATTGTTTTATCAGACGATGCTCGTTCAAGGACCGATTAAAACGTTCATCTCTCGTTTTCTCGATACATTGAAAGAGAATTACCGACTTGTGTTTCGACCGCAAATCACAGAAGAAGCTACGTTCGTCGATCGAGATTTATTGTTGAACTACGTGATTGGGGGACAGCTAGGACTATTGATTTCGTGGTTACGAAACGATCGTCCATATTCAGCAACATATATGGCGGAGCAATTAAGCCGAATGATCGTTTTCGGAACGGTTGAGAGTATTGGTTTTCCTAAGGAAACGGAATAA
- a CDS encoding IspD/TarI family cytidylyltransferase, with protein MIYAAILAGGKGTRMGNVDRPKQFLSIGERPIIVHTVEKFLLHEDFDRIIIVTPTAWINYTRDILEKYIGKDDRLVITPGGQDRNESIMAAVNWIEEKNGLSDEDIIVTHDAVRPFLTHRIIKENIEAAQEFGSCDTVISAIDTIVASTNGKTITDIPVRDQMYQGQTPQSFQITKLKAHYESLSTEDRAILTDACKILLLKGEDVALVTGELFNIKVTTPYDLRIANAILKERIHQ; from the coding sequence ATGATTTATGCAGCCATTTTAGCTGGAGGAAAAGGAACACGAATGGGGAATGTCGATCGCCCAAAACAATTCTTATCGATTGGAGAACGTCCGATCATCGTCCATACAGTAGAGAAATTCTTATTACATGAGGATTTTGACCGCATCATCATCGTCACACCGACTGCTTGGATTAACTATACGCGCGATATTTTGGAGAAATACATTGGAAAAGATGACCGTCTCGTCATCACACCAGGTGGGCAGGATCGTAATGAATCGATCATGGCAGCTGTGAACTGGATCGAAGAAAAAAATGGATTATCGGATGAAGATATCATCGTCACACATGATGCTGTCCGTCCGTTCCTGACGCACCGTATCATCAAGGAAAACATCGAAGCTGCACAAGAATTCGGGTCATGCGATACGGTCATTTCAGCGATTGATACGATCGTCGCTTCAACGAATGGTAAAACGATCACGGACATCCCGGTTCGCGATCAAATGTATCAAGGACAGACACCACAAAGTTTCCAAATCACGAAGTTAAAAGCGCATTATGAATCCCTTTCGACAGAAGATCGTGCTATCTTGACTGATGCTTGTAAGATTCTTTTACTTAAAGGAGAAGATGTGGCGCTCGTCACGGGTGAACTGTTCAATATTAAAGTGACGACACCATACGACCTACGGATTGCAAATGCTATCTTGAAGGAGCGGATTCATCAATGA
- a CDS encoding CDP-glycerol glycerophosphotransferase family protein, with protein MKQKIRLLQRRTVHYLLAVTYWLTKRLPIQPKKVVFATYRSDRLVDNFRAVYDELERRNLGYQYVFLLKRFPQSLVGQIQYVFHMMRATYELATARYFIIDDYYYPVYVSPLRKGTEVIQLWHACGAFKKFGYSVLDKSYSPDDDYLKMVQIHRNYNKVYVSGEACVAPYAEAFGMAPDRIYPLGVPRTDQLLNVARQARAREKLYARYPDWRSKRIILLAPTFRGNGQTTAHYDQELDFEKFRRELGPDTVLLLRMHPFVLNPPVVPDAYADQIINMTDYPDINDLMQIADILITDYSSVIFEFALLQKPMIFLVNDLQSYKAERDFYFPYETFVPGPIVSTFEDVIAWIKRGQFDTHKIETFANQFFTYQDGEATKRIVDHMLYDTIPEAPVYTKTPV; from the coding sequence ATGAAACAAAAAATTCGTTTATTGCAACGACGGACGGTCCATTATCTGCTTGCTGTGACATATTGGTTGACGAAACGGTTACCGATTCAACCGAAAAAAGTCGTCTTTGCGACCTATCGTTCGGATCGTCTTGTCGATAACTTTCGTGCCGTCTACGATGAACTCGAACGACGCAACTTAGGGTACCAATACGTTTTTTTGTTAAAGCGATTTCCTCAATCATTGGTGGGGCAAATTCAGTACGTCTTCCATATGATGCGGGCGACATATGAATTAGCAACGGCTCGTTACTTCATCATCGATGATTATTATTACCCTGTGTATGTCTCGCCGCTACGAAAAGGTACAGAGGTCATTCAGCTGTGGCATGCCTGTGGCGCCTTTAAAAAGTTCGGCTATAGTGTGCTCGATAAATCCTATTCGCCGGATGACGATTATTTGAAGATGGTCCAGATTCATCGCAATTACAATAAGGTCTATGTTTCCGGTGAAGCGTGTGTCGCACCATATGCGGAAGCTTTCGGAATGGCACCGGACCGAATTTATCCGTTAGGTGTTCCACGAACAGATCAGCTTTTGAATGTAGCGCGACAAGCTCGGGCACGTGAAAAGCTATATGCACGTTATCCTGACTGGCGAAGCAAACGCATCATCCTGCTGGCACCGACGTTCCGTGGAAATGGACAGACAACAGCTCATTACGATCAAGAACTCGATTTTGAGAAGTTTCGTCGTGAGCTCGGACCGGATACAGTCCTGTTGCTACGGATGCACCCGTTTGTTCTCAATCCACCAGTCGTACCGGACGCGTATGCGGATCAGATCATTAATATGACGGATTATCCGGATATCAATGATCTGATGCAGATTGCCGATATTCTCATCACGGATTATTCGTCTGTCATTTTTGAGTTTGCTTTGTTGCAGAAGCCGATGATTTTTCTCGTCAACGATTTGCAGTCGTATAAAGCAGAACGCGATTTCTATTTCCCATATGAAACTTTCGTGCCGGGACCAATCGTGTCGACGTTCGAAGATGTCATTGCGTGGATTAAACGCGGGCAATTCGATACACATAAAATTGAGACATTTGCGAATCAGTTCTTTACGTATCAGGACGGGGAAGCGACCAAACGAATCGTCGACCATATGTTATATGACACGATTCCAGAGGCACCTGTCTATACGAAAACACCAGTGTGA